GTAGGAGCCTTTGAGCTGGATAGACGGGGACATGGCAATCATGGCTCCGGGTCTCGCCTCAAAGGGGCAGCCAATGGCAAGCTGGATTGTGAGCACGGTATTGCAGTCGCGGTGGCTGATGCGGTAGGAGCCACCGTTGAAGGTGCCCACATCGTCTACTACTGTGGAGGTAGCACCGACGAACTGGCCAGCGGCTGGGGCGCCGAGCAGGGTGCTGGCTACTGAGGAGGGATCCATGGTTacctgttgctgttgctgttgctgttgctgcttctcGGCTGGATAAGAGGCATCCTTGTCTTCTGTGGGATATGAAGGAGGCGGTGCGAActgttgtggctgctgctgctgctgggatgtCTGTGATTGACTGCGTGCGTGTGTGGGCAGCGCAGCGTGTTGCGCCGGCGAGGGggcttggggtggtggtgagaattgtggctgctggggaggaggagggtacTGCTGGGGTGAAGAGGCagcagggggtggtgtggcagcagcttgaggaggaggagggtaaTTTCTACCCTGAGAGCTGCTTGGGGGAGCTGGGTAGGAGAACTTGGTTTGAGTCGGGGGAGCTGACATCGGTGGAGGCGGGTAGCTCTTCTGTGCTGGATCGGTCAAAAGTTATTAGCATATGGAATTCTCTCTACTGAGGATGTAAACAGTCCATCGTACCTCCAGCACCGGCCGATCCGGGAGGGGCTATTCTGGTCAGCGCATCCAGTTGCCAGAGTTGAGTTAAGCAATAAGACTCACGAGGATAATAGCCGGACATGCTGTAAAACTCACGAATACACTGAGGGTATGATGATGcgctttctcttcttctatTCAAACACTGTTAGCATTGCGCAGCAAATCATGCACCCTTCAGATCATAGATCCAGACCTACACCCCGCACTTACAAGTTTCCCCGCGTTGATATCACAAGGGACTCACTTTGGTGACAGGTCCTGGGTATCACTGTAGTTTTTGAAGAAgataaagaagaagaatgttTTTGACAATACTAAGGGAAAGTAACAAGCTACAGCCTCACGAACAGACAAAAAAGAGGAACAGGAACGGGGAAGAGGTCAACCCGAGGCAGCTTTTGAAGGGCCGCGCAACGAACGACCCGCAGCCGCCTCCCCCATGCTTTTGCAGCTTGTCAAGGCTGCCCACCACAGCGGCATTCGAGGGGGGAAAATGACTGACGATCCAATCAGACAGCTTCACCTACCGTGGGCAGGCGCGGGGAGCTCATGGACGAGGGCGCTTAGATGGATGAGTGcgagcagactgagcagtTGATTGGCCGGCCAAGCATAGGGGTCGTACCAGTGCATTCTTCATCAGCATCCAGCCATCTGGGCGTCGATTCGCAATTGATTGCATGGTGCATCTTTAGGGTATCTT
The sequence above is a segment of the Podospora pseudocomata strain CBS 415.72m chromosome 2 map unlocalized CBS415.72m_2, whole genome shotgun sequence genome. Coding sequences within it:
- a CDS encoding uncharacterized protein (COG:S; EggNog:ENOG503Q4X3), which translates into the protein MSGYYPPPPGSAGAGAQKSYPPPPMSAPPTQTKFSYPAPPSSSQGRNYPPPPQAAATPPPAASSPQQYPPPPQQPQFSPPPQAPSPAQHAALPTHARSQSQTSQQQQQPQQFAPPPSYPTEDKDASYPAEKQQQQQQQQQVTMDPSSVASTLLGAPAAGQFVGATSTVVDDVGTFNGGSYRISHRDCNTVLTIQLAIGCPFEARPGAMIAMSPSIQLKGSYKFSMKKLVAGGEMSQSHYTGPGELLLAPPMLGDITSLRLTGNESWSVSHDGYLASTQHVIKDYKRQGLGKAMFSGEGLWVYKISGTGLLWLTSFGAIIRKDLAEGEKYIVDNGHLVAWNVKYIMERVTSGGIISGFASGEGLVCKFTGPGTVFIQTRNARSFSAYMTGQQNGHA